One genomic region from Macellibacteroides fermentans encodes:
- a CDS encoding carboxylesterase/lipase family protein, with the protein MKKLFFSLPLLTAALLLSSCGGTVKADKQEAKTDGEVLASDTNAIAETESGTVAGYQENGVYIYKGIPYAKAERFMPPQPVAKWEGIRSSRAYGPTCPQGKRTGWYHDESAFAFDWNDGFPDEDCLRVNIWTPGLKDGKKRPVMVWLHGGGYAAGSGQELPSYDGSNLAKNGDVVVVTLNHRLNALGFLDLSAFGDKYAKSGNAGLLDLVAALQWVNKNIASFGGDAQNVTIFGQSGGGGKVSTLLATPSAKGLFHKAIIQSGSMLRTMEATYSRRIGTAVVEELGLKPSQLDQLQTIPYEKLLAAGETAIKKVKEQAEKEGISSFIFGWAPTVDGDVLPAQPFDPQAPAQSKDIPVMIGTTLHEFTMSTYVPAYRTITKEKAVEILKQKYGEKTNDFLAAFEKAYPYYEPKDLLDVDVIFRPGAVEQARLKAAQQGAPVYMYLFTWESPVMNGSLRSTHCMEIPFVFDNVTRHASMTGGSGKAQILAQKMSSAWINFARTGNPNHESLPQWDPYTAQKGAAMCFDNVCEEKYNHDKELMELVRAFPTRGF; encoded by the coding sequence ATGAAAAAACTATTTTTCTCATTGCCGCTACTCACGGCTGCCCTCCTCCTGTCCTCTTGCGGAGGGACTGTAAAAGCTGACAAGCAAGAGGCGAAGACTGATGGCGAAGTCCTCGCGTCGGACACCAATGCAATTGCAGAAACTGAATCCGGAACGGTGGCCGGATATCAGGAAAACGGTGTGTACATATACAAAGGTATTCCGTATGCCAAAGCCGAACGCTTCATGCCTCCCCAACCCGTTGCAAAGTGGGAAGGAATCCGGAGCAGCCGTGCCTATGGTCCTACTTGCCCACAGGGCAAACGTACAGGCTGGTATCACGACGAGTCGGCTTTTGCCTTTGACTGGAACGACGGGTTCCCCGACGAGGACTGTCTGCGTGTAAACATATGGACTCCCGGATTAAAAGACGGAAAGAAACGCCCTGTCATGGTATGGCTTCACGGCGGAGGTTATGCTGCCGGAAGCGGACAGGAATTACCATCCTATGATGGAAGTAACCTGGCAAAGAATGGAGATGTAGTTGTTGTAACCCTTAACCACCGGCTCAACGCGCTGGGCTTTCTGGACCTCTCTGCCTTCGGAGACAAATATGCTAAATCGGGCAATGCAGGGTTACTCGACTTAGTTGCAGCTCTTCAATGGGTAAACAAGAATATTGCTTCCTTTGGAGGCGATGCACAGAATGTAACCATATTCGGACAGTCGGGCGGCGGAGGCAAAGTCTCCACCCTTCTTGCCACACCATCGGCCAAGGGGCTGTTTCACAAAGCCATTATACAGAGCGGTTCAATGTTGCGAACAATGGAAGCAACGTATTCACGCCGTATCGGTACGGCCGTGGTGGAGGAATTGGGATTAAAACCCTCTCAGCTCGACCAGTTGCAAACAATACCCTACGAAAAGTTACTTGCCGCCGGCGAAACGGCTATAAAGAAAGTAAAGGAACAGGCCGAAAAAGAGGGTATCTCCTCCTTTATCTTCGGATGGGCGCCAACGGTAGACGGCGATGTGTTGCCCGCACAACCTTTCGATCCGCAAGCTCCGGCACAGAGTAAGGACATACCTGTGATGATAGGAACCACACTACACGAATTCACCATGAGCACCTATGTGCCGGCCTACAGAACCATCACAAAAGAAAAAGCCGTGGAGATACTTAAACAGAAGTACGGCGAAAAGACCAACGATTTCCTTGCTGCATTTGAAAAGGCATACCCCTACTATGAACCCAAGGATCTGTTGGATGTAGATGTAATCTTCCGTCCCGGTGCAGTGGAACAGGCACGTCTGAAGGCCGCTCAACAGGGAGCTCCTGTCTATATGTATCTTTTTACCTGGGAATCACCCGTAATGAATGGCAGCCTGCGAAGCACACACTGCATGGAGATTCCGTTTGTTTTCGACAATGTAACACGTCACGCCAGTATGACCGGCGGGAGCGGCAAAGCGCAAATACTGGCACAGAAAATGAGCAGCGCCTGGATAAATTTTGCACGGACAGGCAATCCCAACCACGAAAGTCTGCCCCAATGGGATCCTTATACAGCCCAAAAGGGTGCTGCGATGTGCTTCGACAATGTATGCGAAGAAAAGTATAATCACGACAAGGAGTTGATGGAGCTGGTAAGAGCATTTCCAACCCGCGGCTTCTGA